A window of Vulpes lagopus strain Blue_001 chromosome 21, ASM1834538v1, whole genome shotgun sequence contains these coding sequences:
- the LOC121479677 gene encoding acyl-CoA-binding protein-like: MFQAEFDKNAEDVKYFKTKPADVEMLFIYSHYKQATVGHVNTEWPWLLDLRGKAKWDAWNQLKGTSKEDAIKPYVNK; the protein is encoded by the coding sequence ATGTTTCAGGCTGAGTTTGACAAAAACGCTGAGGATGTTAAGTACTTCAAGACCAAGCCAGCAGATGTTGAGATGTTGTTCATCTACAGCCACTACAAGCAAGCAACTGTAGGTCACGTAAACACAGAATGGCCTTGGCTGTTGGATCTCAGAGGCAAGGCCAAGTGGGATGCCTGGAATCAGCTGAAAGGGACTTCCAAGGAAGATGCCATAAAACCTTATGTCAACAAGTAG